One region of bacterium genomic DNA includes:
- the nadA gene encoding quinolinate synthase NadA yields the protein MKSRIRLLKIEDKKREHLDDLVASEAPITIKANGKKIASLLATPSHLSELACGFLLSLGLIEKANDILSINSTNGEVNVSGNIKGESELILTSGCGKGFVSHPEKIKRIDSSLCLSSSLILKLIQEFQMMSKGFKETGGIHSAAISFSDKILDFKEDIGRHNAIDKVIGAIFLKNEGFSDKAILTSGRISSEIVIKAMNAGIPIIISRSSPTDLAISLADKAGITMIGFARGKRMNVYTNESRVKSQESRVKGNESLAKKIRELCKKKNAIILSHNYQPAEVQDVADFLGDSLDLSRRVKETDADIIVFCGVHFMAEIAKILSPEKMVLMPDINAGCPLADMINVSELKRLKKEHPNALVVSYVNTSALIKAETDYCCTSANGVNVINSLPRDKEIIFTPDKWLGDYILRKTGRDLILWNGFCPTHLKIIKDGVLKVKKAHPDAEVIVHPECSRDVVSLADFVYGTGGMIKHIKESKNKEFIIGTENGIIHRLKKENPDKVFYLASELAICPNMKLTTLEKVLWSLEDEVYKIELEKPVMDKARKSIERMLEITS from the coding sequence ATGAAATCAAGGATAAGGCTTTTAAAGATTGAGGATAAAAAAAGGGAACATCTTGACGACCTTGTGGCATCTGAGGCACCTATTACCATTAAGGCAAATGGCAAAAAAATAGCCTCCCTTCTTGCTACACCTTCACATCTTTCTGAATTAGCCTGTGGATTTTTGCTTTCTTTAGGTTTGATTGAAAAGGCTAATGATATTTTATCTATCAATAGCACAAATGGAGAGGTTAATGTATCTGGAAACATAAAGGGAGAAAGTGAGCTCATCCTTACATCTGGTTGTGGAAAAGGCTTTGTCTCCCATCCAGAAAAAATAAAGAGGATAGATTCCTCGCTTTGTCTTTCTTCTTCCTTAATTCTTAAGCTTATTCAGGAATTTCAAATGATGTCAAAAGGATTTAAGGAAACAGGAGGAATACATTCAGCAGCTATTTCTTTTTCTGATAAAATTCTTGATTTTAAGGAGGATATTGGAAGGCATAATGCCATTGATAAGGTAATAGGGGCTATATTCTTAAAAAATGAGGGATTTTCTGATAAGGCAATATTAACATCGGGAAGGATAAGCTCTGAGATTGTTATTAAGGCAATGAATGCTGGCATTCCAATAATTATTTCAAGGTCATCGCCAACAGACCTGGCTATTTCCCTTGCTGACAAAGCAGGGATAACGATGATTGGGTTTGCAAGGGGGAAGAGGATGAATGTCTATACCAATGAGTCAAGAGTCAAGAGTCAAGAGTCAAGAGTCAAAGGGAATGAAAGTCTTGCAAAGAAGATAAGGGAGCTTTGTAAGAAAAAGAATGCCATAATTCTTTCTCATAACTACCAGCCAGCAGAGGTTCAGGATGTGGCAGATTTTCTTGGTGATTCTTTGGATTTATCAAGGAGGGTAAAGGAGACAGATGCTGATATTATTGTATTTTGTGGTGTCCATTTTATGGCTGAAATAGCAAAGATTTTATCGCCAGAAAAGATGGTATTGATGCCAGATATAAATGCAGGCTGTCCATTGGCTGATATGATTAATGTAAGTGAATTGAAAAGGCTTAAAAAAGAGCATCCAAATGCACTTGTTGTCTCTTATGTCAATACATCTGCTTTAATCAAAGCAGAGACAGATTATTGTTGCACATCTGCAAATGGTGTAAATGTTATAAATTCTCTTCCAAGGGATAAAGAAATAATCTTTACGCCTGATAAATGGCTTGGAGATTATATCTTACGAAAAACAGGAAGAGACCTTATTCTTTGGAATGGCTTCTGTCCAACACACCTTAAAATCATTAAAGATGGGGTATTAAAGGTAAAGAAGGCACATCCAGATGCAGAGGTAATTGTCCATCCTGAATGCAGCCGGGATGTTGTTTCTCTTGCTGACTTTGTATATGGAACAGGCGGGATGATTAAGCATATTAAGGAGAGTAAAAACAAAGAGTTTATTATAGGAACCGAGAATGGGATAATCCATAGGCTTAAAAAGGAAAACCCAGATAAGGTATTTTATCTTGCATCAGAGCTTGCAATATGCCCAAATATGAAGCTTACAACATTAGAAAAGGTCTTATGGTCATTGGAGGATGAGGTTTATAAAATAGAGCTTGAGAAACCTGTAATGGATAAAGCAAGGAAATCCATTGAAAGGATGCTTGAAATAACTTCATAA